Proteins encoded together in one Microbacterium oxydans window:
- a CDS encoding GNAT family N-acetyltransferase — translation MSFPDARDVPADTTSTERLAASGLDYRVVDLSDDASAVPFLRAVDRGFLGAEPSEEIVAQVRKTFAARRNIGVYEQNAPAAARPVATTNGWVTPLTLPGGGEIGMWAISVVTVAATHRRRGIARALLEGELRAAASAGVPVAGLTVSEATIYGRYGFGSAIPVARLTVDTRRAGWGGATPSGRLEYVDRATLAADLGTVHERARLRASGQIPGWQGRWEGYAGVSPTPDRDQARGVRYLDDDGVLRGVLAYTVGEASGTFRFRMDVRLLVAETVEARIALWRFALQHDLVDEVVADLRPLDDPLPWLVHDTRGVKQEVHDHGWLRILDLPTALSARRYSAPLDTVLRVEDSLGFAAGDWRLRVDDSGVATVEEAAGAAVDITLDVSALSSLYAGGVRASTLHGAGRITADAADVEALDRALIAFPAPSLDIWY, via the coding sequence ATGAGCTTCCCCGACGCGCGCGACGTGCCCGCAGACACCACCTCGACGGAACGACTGGCCGCCTCCGGGCTCGACTATCGCGTCGTCGATCTGAGCGATGACGCGAGCGCCGTGCCGTTCCTGCGCGCGGTGGACCGGGGCTTCCTCGGAGCCGAGCCGAGCGAGGAGATCGTCGCGCAGGTCCGGAAGACGTTCGCCGCCCGCCGCAACATCGGCGTGTACGAGCAGAACGCACCGGCGGCCGCACGTCCCGTCGCGACCACCAACGGCTGGGTGACTCCGCTCACCCTCCCGGGCGGCGGCGAGATCGGAATGTGGGCGATCAGCGTCGTCACGGTCGCGGCGACGCACCGACGTCGCGGCATCGCCCGCGCGCTGCTCGAGGGCGAGCTGCGGGCTGCCGCATCCGCCGGCGTGCCCGTCGCGGGGCTCACGGTCTCCGAGGCGACCATCTACGGCCGCTACGGCTTCGGCTCCGCGATCCCCGTCGCTCGCCTCACGGTGGACACCCGCCGCGCGGGCTGGGGCGGGGCGACGCCCTCCGGTCGCCTCGAATACGTCGACCGCGCGACGCTCGCGGCAGACCTCGGCACCGTCCACGAACGAGCCCGGCTGCGCGCCTCCGGACAGATCCCCGGATGGCAGGGGCGCTGGGAGGGCTACGCGGGAGTGTCGCCCACCCCTGACCGGGACCAGGCCAGGGGAGTGCGCTACCTCGACGACGACGGGGTGCTGCGCGGCGTTCTGGCCTACACGGTCGGAGAGGCGAGTGGCACCTTCCGGTTCCGGATGGACGTCCGGCTGCTCGTCGCCGAGACCGTCGAGGCGCGGATCGCGCTCTGGCGCTTCGCGCTGCAGCACGATCTCGTCGACGAGGTGGTCGCCGACCTGCGACCGCTGGACGACCCGCTGCCGTGGCTGGTGCACGACACCCGAGGCGTGAAGCAGGAGGTGCATGACCACGGCTGGCTGCGGATCCTCGACCTCCCGACGGCGCTGTCGGCGCGGCGCTACTCGGCACCCCTCGACACGGTCCTCCGCGTCGAGGACTCCCTGGGCTTCGCCGCAGGAGACTGGCGACTCCGCGTCGACGACTCCGGTGTGGCCACGGTCGAGGAGGCGGCCGGCGCTGCGGTGGACATCACTCTCGATGTGTCGGCGCTCTCCTCGCTGTACGCGGGCGGCGTGCGGGCCTCGACGCTGCACGGGGCGGGGCGCATCACGGCCGATGCCGCGGACGTGGAGGCGCTCGACCGCGCCCTGATCGCGTTCCCCGCACCCTCGCTGGACATCTGGTACTGA
- a CDS encoding ABC transporter substrate-binding protein, with protein MHDNRWRKTLPLVAGAAALALALAGCTPGGSSSGGDRPLRMWSGSMTPITNNFNPFAVDTATHMTFGAIYEPLFFFNQLSDEAPVGMLGDSYAFNEDGTVLTITIKPDLKWSDGEDLTAEDVAFSLGYGSNLDPDMVSADATDDTTVVVTYSSAKFTATSLILGSTWIIPKHIWSEIDDYMTETNPKPIGSGPYTLKSFTDAAYTLEANPLFRDGAPEIKEVQDIGIDSNQSSEDLLKTGKLDWVGQFIANPDGVTANGKISTMNQQQDPTVIMTCSDTSMGCAGAQTDPAVRQALNVAIDRSAISSKAFAGLSGEASPSFALLPRDEKWLSDESLAVSPQSADAASAEGILEAAGYTKGDDGFYGKDGTAIELDLFSPDGWTDYNDAAKLISAQAAKAGIRVNARTVSEAEYWTPISTGEFQLALYGITQSLVADPYSNYDQYFTTTASAKVGAEPTKGQNYARYTNPIVDDAVKKAGATQDEAIKKQAYATVQTEIARDLPYIPVVLNASQSFFNTADFTGWPSEDDMYAAPLPYLSTASAVILTHLRPVKK; from the coding sequence ATGCACGACAACCGCTGGAGGAAGACCCTTCCTCTCGTCGCCGGTGCCGCAGCACTCGCCCTGGCATTGGCCGGCTGCACACCCGGTGGCAGCTCATCCGGTGGTGATCGCCCGCTCCGCATGTGGTCAGGGTCGATGACTCCGATCACGAACAACTTCAACCCGTTCGCGGTCGACACGGCGACGCACATGACCTTCGGGGCCATCTACGAGCCGCTGTTCTTCTTCAACCAGCTCTCGGATGAGGCCCCCGTCGGGATGCTCGGCGACTCGTACGCGTTCAACGAGGACGGGACGGTGCTGACGATCACGATCAAGCCCGACCTGAAGTGGAGCGACGGCGAGGACCTCACGGCCGAAGACGTCGCGTTCAGCCTCGGCTACGGCTCGAACCTCGATCCCGACATGGTCTCCGCGGACGCGACCGACGACACCACCGTCGTCGTCACCTACTCCTCGGCCAAGTTCACGGCCACGTCGCTGATCCTCGGCTCCACCTGGATCATCCCGAAGCACATCTGGTCCGAGATCGACGACTACATGACGGAGACGAACCCGAAGCCCATCGGCTCCGGACCGTACACGCTCAAGTCGTTCACCGACGCCGCGTACACCCTGGAGGCGAACCCGCTCTTCCGCGACGGCGCGCCGGAGATCAAGGAGGTGCAGGACATCGGCATCGACTCCAACCAGTCCTCCGAGGACCTGCTGAAGACCGGCAAGCTCGACTGGGTCGGCCAGTTCATCGCGAACCCCGACGGCGTCACGGCCAACGGGAAGATCAGCACGATGAACCAGCAGCAGGACCCGACCGTGATCATGACGTGCTCCGACACCTCGATGGGGTGCGCGGGCGCGCAGACCGACCCGGCCGTCCGTCAGGCCCTCAACGTCGCGATCGACCGCAGCGCCATCAGCAGCAAGGCGTTCGCCGGTCTCTCCGGCGAGGCCTCGCCCAGCTTCGCGCTGCTGCCGCGGGACGAGAAGTGGCTGAGCGACGAGTCGCTGGCGGTCAGCCCGCAGTCCGCGGACGCCGCGTCCGCGGAGGGCATCCTCGAAGCCGCCGGCTACACCAAGGGCGATGACGGCTTCTACGGCAAGGACGGCACGGCCATCGAGCTCGACCTGTTCTCGCCCGACGGCTGGACCGACTACAACGACGCGGCCAAGCTCATCAGCGCACAGGCGGCGAAGGCCGGCATCCGCGTCAACGCACGGACGGTGTCCGAGGCCGAGTACTGGACGCCGATCTCGACCGGTGAGTTCCAGCTCGCGCTCTACGGCATCACGCAGTCGCTGGTGGCCGATCCCTACTCCAACTACGACCAGTACTTCACCACGACGGCGAGTGCGAAGGTCGGTGCGGAGCCCACCAAGGGGCAGAACTACGCGCGGTACACGAACCCGATCGTCGATGACGCCGTGAAGAAGGCGGGCGCGACGCAGGACGAGGCGATCAAGAAGCAGGCGTATGCGACGGTGCAGACCGAGATCGCCCGCGACCTGCCGTACATCCCGGTGGTCCTGAACGCGTCCCAGTCGTTCTTCAACACGGCGGACTTCACCGGCTGGCCCAGCGAGGACGACATGTACGCGGCTCCGCTGCCGTACCTGTCGACCGCATCGGCGGTCATCCTCACCCACCTGCGCCCCGTGAAGAAGTAA
- a CDS encoding ABC transporter permease, with translation MKFWMRRVAFYIITLWAAISLNFLLPRLLPGDPAAIMLGKLRRANGGRPLSEETIKAITSILGAEKGSTLWDQYLAYWGRLLHGDLGVSSTRYPAPVGELIAAALPWTVTLVGAATIISFVLGIIAGAWVGWFRGTWVDQLVPVTTFLQSIPYFWLALVLVAVFSVQLGLLPIIGGYDVFEFPAGPEWTPAFFASAFVHALLPAATIVISSVGGWLLGMRNMMVQTMAEDYVLTAEAKGLRPSRIRTAYAARNASIPSLAGFGIALGFVVAGSIVTEQVFSYPGLGKLMIQSVQGLDYALMQGVFLVITLTVLAANFLIDLLYGFIDPRVRRDG, from the coding sequence GTGAAGTTCTGGATGCGCCGCGTCGCGTTCTACATCATCACGCTGTGGGCCGCGATCTCCCTCAACTTCCTGCTCCCGCGTCTGCTTCCGGGCGACCCCGCCGCGATCATGCTGGGCAAGCTCCGGCGTGCGAACGGAGGCAGGCCGCTGTCCGAGGAGACGATCAAGGCGATCACCTCGATCCTCGGAGCGGAGAAGGGATCGACACTGTGGGATCAGTACCTCGCCTACTGGGGCCGGTTGCTGCACGGTGATCTCGGGGTCTCCTCGACCCGATACCCGGCCCCGGTGGGCGAGCTCATCGCCGCAGCTCTGCCGTGGACGGTGACGCTCGTCGGAGCAGCCACCATCATCTCGTTCGTCCTCGGGATCATCGCCGGCGCGTGGGTCGGCTGGTTCCGGGGCACGTGGGTCGACCAGCTCGTGCCGGTCACCACGTTCCTCCAGTCGATCCCGTACTTCTGGCTCGCGCTCGTGCTGGTCGCGGTGTTCTCCGTGCAGTTGGGGTTGTTGCCCATCATCGGCGGGTACGACGTGTTCGAGTTCCCGGCAGGGCCGGAGTGGACGCCCGCGTTCTTCGCCAGCGCGTTCGTGCATGCCCTGCTGCCTGCCGCGACGATCGTGATCTCATCGGTCGGCGGGTGGCTGCTGGGGATGCGGAACATGATGGTGCAGACGATGGCGGAGGACTACGTGCTCACCGCCGAGGCCAAAGGGCTCCGTCCCTCCCGCATCCGCACGGCCTACGCGGCGCGCAACGCATCGATCCCCAGCCTCGCCGGCTTCGGGATCGCGCTCGGCTTCGTGGTGGCGGGCTCGATCGTGACGGAGCAGGTGTTCAGCTACCCGGGTCTCGGCAAGCTCATGATCCAGTCCGTCCAGGGCCTCGACTACGCCCTGATGCAGGGGGTGTTCCTCGTCATCACGCTCACCGTGCTGGCAGCCAACTTCCTCATCGACCTTCTCTATGGCTTCATCGACCCGAGGGTGCGCCGCGATGGCTGA
- a CDS encoding ABC transporter permease, which produces MADLIVSPSESTHAVAVARTARLRGGFPRLSGKLLTGLILLSAIVLFGLIGPLLLGDPRDASFEPLLPPGPDHLLGTTKLGFDVLSQVATGTQGSLFVGAVAGVVALFLALVFGVLAGYFGGALDETLMLATNIMLVIPGLPLVMVIAAYVQHTEGLGDLARSSLLVALVLGITGWAGSAVVLRGTARSLRTRDYVAASVVAGERPLRVIFVEILPNLVPLLAAQLIFGVIFAVLGEAGLSYLGLGPTGSITLGTVLNDAQTGQAVGSGAWWWFVPPGLIIALIGTALSLINFAIDEIVNPKLRLAPVAARRQRRARRAGRGVGGEGAVA; this is translated from the coding sequence ATGGCTGATCTGATCGTCTCTCCGTCCGAGTCCACGCACGCGGTGGCCGTCGCCAGGACGGCGCGTCTGCGCGGTGGATTCCCGCGTCTGTCCGGGAAGCTGCTCACCGGCCTGATCCTGTTGAGCGCGATCGTGCTCTTCGGACTGATCGGACCGCTGCTGCTCGGCGACCCCCGCGATGCGAGCTTCGAGCCGCTGCTGCCGCCGGGGCCCGACCACCTGCTCGGCACGACCAAGCTCGGCTTCGATGTGCTCTCCCAGGTCGCGACCGGGACGCAGGGCTCGCTGTTCGTCGGCGCGGTCGCCGGTGTCGTGGCACTGTTCCTGGCTCTGGTGTTCGGCGTCCTCGCCGGTTACTTCGGGGGCGCCCTCGACGAGACGCTGATGCTGGCCACGAACATCATGCTCGTGATCCCCGGCCTGCCCCTCGTGATGGTGATCGCGGCCTATGTGCAGCACACGGAGGGGCTCGGCGACCTCGCTCGCAGCTCCCTGCTCGTGGCGCTCGTGCTCGGCATCACCGGCTGGGCGGGTTCCGCCGTGGTGCTCCGTGGGACCGCCCGGTCCCTGCGCACCAGGGACTACGTCGCGGCGTCCGTCGTCGCGGGGGAGCGTCCGCTGCGGGTCATCTTCGTCGAGATCCTCCCGAACCTCGTGCCGCTGCTCGCGGCTCAGCTGATCTTCGGCGTGATCTTCGCCGTGCTCGGTGAAGCGGGGCTCTCCTACCTGGGACTCGGCCCGACCGGTTCCATCACGCTCGGCACCGTGCTGAACGATGCGCAGACCGGGCAGGCCGTCGGCAGCGGTGCCTGGTGGTGGTTCGTGCCTCCCGGCCTGATCATCGCCCTCATCGGGACCGCGCTGTCTCTGATCAACTTCGCGATCGACGAGATCGTGAATCCGAAGCTGCGCCTGGCACCGGTGGCCGCTCGACGGCAGCGCCGTGCGCGCCGTGCCGGCCGCGGTGTCGGGGGAGAGGGAGCGGTCGCATGA